In the genome of Misgurnus anguillicaudatus chromosome 11, ASM2758022v2, whole genome shotgun sequence, one region contains:
- the LOC141368836 gene encoding uncharacterized protein, with the protein MGPKKAVKLDEIPAIVTATGGEDSENLSALRSSQGVAMEELQQMFRTHMQMQQERDKRMDQEATRQETRWRALQHQFTLLQEEVHARATPIPIPLSGTSFTPVGAQSGVHQGSPSDGPIGQGTGQLGPMAEPRMQPLKEDDDVEHFLTTFERIARACRWPMTDWAVRLVPLLTGKARSAYVNMDINESLDFESVKAAVLKKYDINPETYRLRFRSADVAPDETPKELYVRLKDTFSKWVQPEQRSKAEVAEVIILEQYLRMLAPELQVWIKEHDPCTAAKAAELADVFVAARRRGQPWSYNQWKASKDPRRPGKMSFSPMKSSSTGGKFVGAKGGPVSESLGHNAKVIICYQCGQEGHTKPKCPNNPSTHANMCSVPRPEAPARVGQSLLHYTTILLNGQAVSALVDTGSMQTLVKAELVPLNLWDHASPVIVKCVHGDEKHYPTANVYVTVQGQSYLLKVGLSHELSYPMVLGQDLPILLDLLPSIQECNTVVTRSMAGSIEKDVDLLGVLPFYEADIEVEPGKTRKSRSQRKCEKFRHLVVSKDEFIPENPLGFKVPQNLAELQKLDVAIGPLYDLVRKQQQAGQVETKSGQGIFFLANNVLCRRQGSESQVVIPKEGREIVLSLGHSVPWAGHLGKHKTTARIKRYFYWPGMRKDISLYCKTCPQCQQTSLRGPPRAPLQPLPIIGVPFEQLGMDIVGPLEKTKAGNRYMLVITDYATKYPEVFPLKTIKARVVAGSLIQLFSRVGFPKAMVTDQGSNFMSELLKQVYKLLGIKGLRTTPYHPQTDGLTERFNQTLKQMLRKFASEKNSDWDQWLPYLLFAYREVPQTSTGFSPFELLYGREVRGPLTLLKEIWEGKHDDIHSTNVVDYVIQMREKLETMSDLAQKHMAEAQRQQKTWYDQKARLRSFEPGTRVLVMLPTDSSKLTARWQGPFKVLRKLGPTTYEVETSGRKHSKWILHVNLLKEWFPRSEEKREMLLIQRVTDEEEIEAQYLPVSTPSVLSLGHLSPSQQSAVKKLCDPQVFQKRPGYTNLVEHDIVLKEGASPKRVSYRIPERLLVALKEELDEMLAMDIVEPSRSEWCSPVVLVPKKDGSLRFCIDFRYLNTVSKFDSYPTPRIDELIDRLGKAKYLTTIDLSKGYWQVPLSIRARELTAFRTPWGLYQFLKMPFGLHGAAATFQRLIDQVLTGLNEFTSAYLDDIVVYSSTWEEHLRHLETVINRIQAAGLTINPSKCAIAKTEVEYLGYVIGHGVIKPQVQRIQAIQNCPLPQTKSQVRSFFRNGKLV; encoded by the coding sequence ATGGGACCGAAGAAAGCAGTAAAGCTGGATGAGATACCAGCCATAGTTACGGCTACAGGAGGTGAGGATTCTGAGAATCTATCGGCTTTAAGAAGCTCGCAAGGGGTTGCAATGGAGGAGTTACAACAGATGTTTCGGACACATATGCAAATGCAACAGGAAAGGGATAAGCGTATGGATCAGGAAGCAACTCGACAGGAGACACGATGGAGGGCTCTCCAGCATCAGTTTACTTTACTTCAAGAAGAGGTCCATGCGAGGGCTACACCCATACCTATTCCCCTCTCTGGTACTTCATTTACTCCAGTAGGTGCACAAAGTGGTGTTCATCAGGGATCTCCATCAGATGGGCCTATTGGGCAAGGAACAGGGCAGCTGGGGCCCATGGCAGAACCACGAATGCAGCCACTTAAGGAGGATGATGATGTGGAACATTTCCTTACTACTTTCGAACGCATAGCCAGGGCATGCCGTTGGCCGATGACTGATTGGGCTGTCAGGTTAGTGCCACTTTTAACGGGCAAGGCCCGTAGTGCTTATGTGAATATGGACATAAATGAATCTCTTGATTTCGAGAGTGTAAAAGCTGCAGTCTTGAAAAAGTATGACATTAACCCAGAGACATATCGTTTGAGGTTTCGATCCGCAGATGTAGCTCCTGACGAGACCCCTAAAGAACTTTATGTACGCCTTAAAGACACTTTCAGCAAATGGGTGCAGCCAGAACAGAGGAGCAAGGCTGAAGTCGCTGAGGTCATTATCTTGGAGCAGTATCTTCGAATGTTGGCCCCAGAGCTTCAAGTATGGATAAAGGAGCATGACCCTTGTACCGCTGCAAAAGCTGCAGAACTTGCTGATGTGTTTGTGGCTGCTCGTCGACGAGGTCAACCATGGTCTTATAATCAGTGGAAAGCATCTAAAGATCCCAGAAGACCAGGGAAAATGTCTTTCTCTCCAATGAAGTCAAGTAGTACAGGAGGTAAGTTTGTGGGTGCGAAGGGTGGTCCTGTAAGTGAGAGCTTAGGGCACAATGCCAAAGTTATCATATGTTATCAGTGCGGTCAGGAAGGACACACTAAGCCCAAGTGCCCCAATAACCCCTCCACACATGCAAATATGTGTAGTGTGCCTAGACCAGAAGCTCCTGCTAGAGTAGGACAGAGTCTGTTGCATTATACAACCATTTTGTTAAATGGCCAGGCAGTTAGTGCCTTAGTAGATACAGGAAGTATGCAGACGCTGGTTAAGGCAGAATTAGTACCACTTAATCTTTGGGACCACGCATCACCTGTAATAGTTAAATGTGTCCATGGTGATGAAAAGCACTACCCTACTGCTAATGTGTATGTGACCGTACAAGGGCAGTCATACTTGTTGAAGGTTGGCCTTTCACATGAATTATCATATCCAATGGTGTTGGGTCAGGATTTGCCCATTTTGTTAGATCTCCTTCCCTCTATACAGGAGTGTAATACTGTAGTGACTCGTAGTATGGCCGGGAGTATTGAGAAGGATGTAGATTTACTGGGTGTTCTACCCTTTTATGAGGCAGACATTGAGGTAGAGCCAGGAAAGACTCGTAAATCTAGAAGTCAGAGGAAATGTGAAAAATTTAGGCATTTAGTTGTGAGTAAAGATGAATTCATCCCTGAGAATCCGTTGGGTTTCAAAGTACCCCAAAACCTAGCGGAACTGCAGAAACTAGATGTTGCTATCGGGCCTCTGTATGATCTTGTTAGGAAGCAGCAACAGGCAGGCCAGGTAGAGACAAAAAGTGGTCAGGGAATTTTCTTTCTTGCAAATAATGTTCTATGTCGTAGGCAGGGATCTGAGTCCCAAGTGGTGATTCCCAAAGAGGGTAGAGAAATTGTGCTTTCGCTGGGCCACTCTGTGCCCTGGGCAGGGCATCTAGGAAAGCATAAAACTACCGCTCGCATAAAGCGTTATTTCTATTGGCCTGGGATGAGGAAAGATATCAGTTTGTATTGTAAAACCTGTCCACAATGTCAGCAAACCTCTTTGAGAGGTCCTCCTAGAGCCCCTCTTCAGCCACTTCCTATTATAGGGGTACCCTTTGAACAGCTAGGTATGGACATTGTTGGGCCACTAGAAAAGACTAAGGCAGGAAACCGTTATATGCTGGTCATCACAGATTATGCCACAAAATATCCTGAAGTCTTCCCACTTAAAACCATCAAGGCTAGAGTAGTAGCTGGTTCACTCATTCAACTCTTTTCTAGAGTTGGCTTTCCTAAAGCCATGGTTACAGATCAAGGTTCTAATTTTATGTCTGAATTATTAAAGCAGGTGTATAAACTTTTAGGCATAAAGGGACTAAGGACCACTCCTTACCATCCACAAACTGATGGCTTAACTGAACGGTTTAATCAAACTCTAAAACAAATGCTCCGAAAATTTGCCTCTGAGAAGAACAGTGACTGGGACCAGTGGCTCCCGTATCTACTCTTTGCATATAGAGAGGTGCCTCAGACCTCTACAGGATTTTCTCCTTTTGAATTGTTGTATGGGAGAGAGGTGAGAGGACCACTTACACTATTAAAGGAGATATGGGAAGGAAAGCATGATGATATCCATTCGACTAATGTTGTTGACTATGTGATCCAGATGCGAGAGAAGCTGGAAACCATGAGTGATCTTGCCCAGAAACACATGGCAGAGGCGCAAAGACAACAAAAGACCTGGTATGATCAAAAGGCCAGACTGAGGAGCTTTGAACCTGGCACTCGGGTATTGGTAATGTTACCTACTGATTCAAGTAAATTAACAGCTAGATGGCAAGGTCCTTTTAAGGTTTTGAGAAAACTTGGGCCCACTACCTACGAGGTAGAAACTTCTGGACGAAAGCATTCTAAGTGGATATTGCATGTTAATTTGCTTAAAGAGTGGTTTCCCAGATCTgaagaaaagagagagatgCTGTTAATCCAAAGGGTAACTGATGAGGAAGAAATTGAAGCCCAGTACTTGCCTGTTTCAACACCTTCGGTACTGTCTCTGGGTCACCTCTCTCCAAGTCAGCAATCTGCAGTCAAGAAGCTGTGTGACCCTCAAGTTTTTCAAAAAAGACCAGGATACACAAATCTAGTTGAGCATGATATTGTACTCAAAGAGGGTGCCTCCCCAAAGCGGGTGAGTTATAGAATACCTGAACGCCTTCTAGTTGCATTAAAGGAGGAGTTGGATGAGATGCTGGCCATGGATATCGTGGAACCATCAAGAAGTGAGTGGTGTAGCCCGGTGGTGCTGGTGCCCAAAAAAGATGGCAGCCTAAGGTTTTGTATAGACTTTAGATATCTTAACACTGTGTCAAAATTTGATTCCTACCCAACTCCAAGAATTGATGAACTTATTGACCGTCTGGGTAAGGCCAAATATTTAACAACTATTGATCTATCTAAAGGCTACTGGCAGGTCCCGTTGAGTATCAGAGCTCGGGAGTTGACCGCCTTTCGAACACCTTGGGGGCTGTATCAGTTTTTAAAGATGCCCTTTGGCCTTCATGGGGCTGCAGCCACATTTCAGCGCCTCATTGATCAGGTACTAACTGGCTTAAATGAATTTACATCTGCCTATTTAGATGACATTGTTGTCTACAGTTCGACCTGGGAGGAACATCTGCGACATCTAGAGACTGTTATTAACCGAATTCAAGCAGCAGGGCTCACCATCAATCCATCCAAGTGTGCTATTGCAAAAACAGAGGTTGAGTATCTGGGGTATGTGATTGGCCATGGGGTTATAAAACCTCAAGTTCAAAGGATCCAGGCAATACAGAACTGTCCACTTCCACAAACCAAGTCGCAAGTGAGATCTTTTTTTAGGAATGGCAAATTGGTATAG